A genomic window from Sparus aurata chromosome 4, fSpaAur1.1, whole genome shotgun sequence includes:
- the depdc7a gene encoding DEP domain-containing protein 7 isoform X1, with product MHRTPEQGMAGKPFRATYIWGSIISNLHTQVEVKRRRHNLKSYHDCFLGSEAVDVVLAHITLNRFFGDEAVPRYKAVRLCQALMDSRVFEPVGVKVFGKEKKRATFEDSSCSLYRFLSPTTSSSSSSSLNNANSYSTSTIESGYDSPSMNRNKNSYSPSCERQEALSYSTHSPVNSDKSLEDVLGNLNLSSTITPQMINLGLSQELVDEVWHQQAVLRLLQLIELPLLESLLEGKDTSRPPLHGMDSDPDLLYTSSYLDREVLKAFSEAQADEWMSGAVDCLEFLPDELVVEVSRGLSGCTDDLPQCKRLLYEVLAQHYGHTQQPPLLSNHIFEIYSGISELLVNGKQEQALETLQLSLKLQDSRSREELRRLLRFMAIAAKPQEVKLHKEIENRMAVKRSFSSAIVYSRRLSKGKVDLMVLFMMDNHCDLFKIPVSLHKMVSDRIMNIMKGKDPDVVTAGSTYCTRVSAKTYSENAQKTTKEELRSLLQTVHENPKLSSKEKRRLLGQFYKGHPEIFVQYFGNRLYSVNMVLQ from the exons ATGCACCGAACGCCAG aaCAAGGCATGGCTGGGAAGCCTTTCCGGGCCACCTACATCTGGGGCAGCATCATCTCCAATCTCCACACTCAAGTGGAGGTCAAGCGCCGGCGCCACAACTTGAAGTCCTACCATGACTGTTTCCTGGGCTCAGAGGCCGTGGACGTGGTGTTGGCGCACATCACTCTGAACCGGTTCTTTGGTGATGAGGCGGTGCCCCGCTACAAGGCCGTCCGCCTCTGTCAGGCCCTGATGGACTCGAGGGTGTTTGAGCCAGTGGGCGTTAAAGTTTTTGGGAAGGAGAAAAAGCGAGCCACATTTGAGGACAGTAGCTGCAGTCTGTACAGGTTCCTGAGCCCAACGACcagctcatcatcatcatcatcgctgaACAACGCAAACTCATACTCCACCAGCACCATCGAGAGCGGCTACGACTCACCCAGCATGAACAGGAACAAGAACAGCTACAGTCCGTCTTGTGAGAG ACAAGAGGCGCTGAGCTACTCCACCCACTCCCCTGTGAATTCAGACAAATCACTGGAGGACGTGCTTGGAAACCTCAACCTGAGCTCAACCATCACCCCGCAGATGATCAACTTAGGCCTGTCGCAAGAGC TTGTGGATGAGGTGTGGCACCAGCAGGCGGTGTTACGACTGTTGCAGCTGATAGAGCTCCCCCTGTTGGAGAGCTTGTTAGAGGGTAAAGATACGTCGCGGCCTCCCCTGCATGGCATGGACAGTGACCCGGACCTGTTGTACACATCAAGCTACCTAGACCGTGAGGTCCTCAAGGCCTTCAGTGAAGCACA GGCTGATGAGTGGATGTCAGGGGCCGTGGACTGTCTAGAGTTTCTGCCTGACGAGCTGGTGGTGGAGGTCAGTCGAGGTTTGTCTGGCTGCACTGACGACCTGCCTCAGTGTAAGAGGCTGCTCTACGAGGTCCTGGCTCAGCATTACGGGCACACACAACAGCCGCCTCTGCTCAGCAACCACATTTTCGAAATCTACTCTGGCATCTCGGAGCTACTCG TGAACGGCAAGCAAGAGCAAGCTCTGGAGACTCTGCAGCTGAGCCTGAAGCTGCAGGACTCTCGCAGCAGGGAGGAGCTACGCCGACTCCTGAGATTCATGGCCATCGCAGCCAAACCGCAGGAGGTCAAATTGCACAAAGAG ATTGAGAACAGAATGGCGGTGAAAAGGTCGTTCTCCAGTGCCATCGTCTACAGCCGAAGACTCTCCAAAGGGAAGGTGGACCTGATGGTGCTGTTCATGATGGACAACCACTGTGATCTGTTCAAA ATACCCGTTTCTTTGCACAAGATGGTCAGTGACAGAATAATGAATATAATGAAAGGGAAGGATCCAGATGTGGTAACAG CAGGATCAACATACTGCACCAGAGTGAGCGCTAAGACCTATTcagaaaatgcacaaaaaaccACCAAAGAAGAACTTCGGTCATTACTCCAGACAGTCCACGAGAACCCCAAACTCTCCTCCAAAGAGAAGAGGCGGCTGCTGGGGCAGTTCTACAAAGGCCACCCAGAGATTTTTGTTCAATACTTTGGAAATCGATTGTACAGTGTCAACATGGTGTTACAgtga
- the depdc7a gene encoding DEP domain-containing protein 7 isoform X2: protein MHRTPEQGMAGKPFRATYIWGSIISNLHTQVEVKRRRHNLKSYHDCFLGSEAVDVVLAHITLNRFFGDEAVPRYKAVRLCQALMDSRVFEPVGVKVFGKEKKRATFEDSSCSLYRFLSPTTSSSSSSSLNNANSYSTSTIESGYDSPSMNRNKNSYSPSCERQEALSYSTHSPVNSDKSLEDVLGNLNLSSTITPQMINLGLSQELVDEVWHQQAVLRLLQLIELPLLESLLEGKDTSRPPLHGMDSDPDLLYTSSYLDREVLKAFSEAQADEWMSGAVDCLEFLPDELVVEVSRGLSGCTDDLPQCKRLLYEVLAQHYGHTQQPPLLSNHIFEIYSGISELLVNGKQEQALETLQLSLKLQDSRSREELRRLLRFMAIAAKPQEVKLHKEIENRMAVKRSFSSAIVYSRRLSKGKVDLMVLFMMDNHCDLFKIPVSLHKMVSDRIMNIMKGKDPDVVTGSTYCTRVSAKTYSENAQKTTKEELRSLLQTVHENPKLSSKEKRRLLGQFYKGHPEIFVQYFGNRLYSVNMVLQ from the exons ATGCACCGAACGCCAG aaCAAGGCATGGCTGGGAAGCCTTTCCGGGCCACCTACATCTGGGGCAGCATCATCTCCAATCTCCACACTCAAGTGGAGGTCAAGCGCCGGCGCCACAACTTGAAGTCCTACCATGACTGTTTCCTGGGCTCAGAGGCCGTGGACGTGGTGTTGGCGCACATCACTCTGAACCGGTTCTTTGGTGATGAGGCGGTGCCCCGCTACAAGGCCGTCCGCCTCTGTCAGGCCCTGATGGACTCGAGGGTGTTTGAGCCAGTGGGCGTTAAAGTTTTTGGGAAGGAGAAAAAGCGAGCCACATTTGAGGACAGTAGCTGCAGTCTGTACAGGTTCCTGAGCCCAACGACcagctcatcatcatcatcatcgctgaACAACGCAAACTCATACTCCACCAGCACCATCGAGAGCGGCTACGACTCACCCAGCATGAACAGGAACAAGAACAGCTACAGTCCGTCTTGTGAGAG ACAAGAGGCGCTGAGCTACTCCACCCACTCCCCTGTGAATTCAGACAAATCACTGGAGGACGTGCTTGGAAACCTCAACCTGAGCTCAACCATCACCCCGCAGATGATCAACTTAGGCCTGTCGCAAGAGC TTGTGGATGAGGTGTGGCACCAGCAGGCGGTGTTACGACTGTTGCAGCTGATAGAGCTCCCCCTGTTGGAGAGCTTGTTAGAGGGTAAAGATACGTCGCGGCCTCCCCTGCATGGCATGGACAGTGACCCGGACCTGTTGTACACATCAAGCTACCTAGACCGTGAGGTCCTCAAGGCCTTCAGTGAAGCACA GGCTGATGAGTGGATGTCAGGGGCCGTGGACTGTCTAGAGTTTCTGCCTGACGAGCTGGTGGTGGAGGTCAGTCGAGGTTTGTCTGGCTGCACTGACGACCTGCCTCAGTGTAAGAGGCTGCTCTACGAGGTCCTGGCTCAGCATTACGGGCACACACAACAGCCGCCTCTGCTCAGCAACCACATTTTCGAAATCTACTCTGGCATCTCGGAGCTACTCG TGAACGGCAAGCAAGAGCAAGCTCTGGAGACTCTGCAGCTGAGCCTGAAGCTGCAGGACTCTCGCAGCAGGGAGGAGCTACGCCGACTCCTGAGATTCATGGCCATCGCAGCCAAACCGCAGGAGGTCAAATTGCACAAAGAG ATTGAGAACAGAATGGCGGTGAAAAGGTCGTTCTCCAGTGCCATCGTCTACAGCCGAAGACTCTCCAAAGGGAAGGTGGACCTGATGGTGCTGTTCATGATGGACAACCACTGTGATCTGTTCAAA ATACCCGTTTCTTTGCACAAGATGGTCAGTGACAGAATAATGAATATAATGAAAGGGAAGGATCCAGATGTGGTAACAG GATCAACATACTGCACCAGAGTGAGCGCTAAGACCTATTcagaaaatgcacaaaaaaccACCAAAGAAGAACTTCGGTCATTACTCCAGACAGTCCACGAGAACCCCAAACTCTCCTCCAAAGAGAAGAGGCGGCTGCTGGGGCAGTTCTACAAAGGCCACCCAGAGATTTTTGTTCAATACTTTGGAAATCGATTGTACAGTGTCAACATGGTGTTACAgtga
- the depdc7a gene encoding DEP domain-containing protein 7 isoform X3, producing MAGKPFRATYIWGSIISNLHTQVEVKRRRHNLKSYHDCFLGSEAVDVVLAHITLNRFFGDEAVPRYKAVRLCQALMDSRVFEPVGVKVFGKEKKRATFEDSSCSLYRFLSPTTSSSSSSSLNNANSYSTSTIESGYDSPSMNRNKNSYSPSCERQEALSYSTHSPVNSDKSLEDVLGNLNLSSTITPQMINLGLSQELVDEVWHQQAVLRLLQLIELPLLESLLEGKDTSRPPLHGMDSDPDLLYTSSYLDREVLKAFSEAQADEWMSGAVDCLEFLPDELVVEVSRGLSGCTDDLPQCKRLLYEVLAQHYGHTQQPPLLSNHIFEIYSGISELLVNGKQEQALETLQLSLKLQDSRSREELRRLLRFMAIAAKPQEVKLHKEIENRMAVKRSFSSAIVYSRRLSKGKVDLMVLFMMDNHCDLFKIPVSLHKMVSDRIMNIMKGKDPDVVTAGSTYCTRVSAKTYSENAQKTTKEELRSLLQTVHENPKLSSKEKRRLLGQFYKGHPEIFVQYFGNRLYSVNMVLQ from the exons ATGGCTGGGAAGCCTTTCCGGGCCACCTACATCTGGGGCAGCATCATCTCCAATCTCCACACTCAAGTGGAGGTCAAGCGCCGGCGCCACAACTTGAAGTCCTACCATGACTGTTTCCTGGGCTCAGAGGCCGTGGACGTGGTGTTGGCGCACATCACTCTGAACCGGTTCTTTGGTGATGAGGCGGTGCCCCGCTACAAGGCCGTCCGCCTCTGTCAGGCCCTGATGGACTCGAGGGTGTTTGAGCCAGTGGGCGTTAAAGTTTTTGGGAAGGAGAAAAAGCGAGCCACATTTGAGGACAGTAGCTGCAGTCTGTACAGGTTCCTGAGCCCAACGACcagctcatcatcatcatcatcgctgaACAACGCAAACTCATACTCCACCAGCACCATCGAGAGCGGCTACGACTCACCCAGCATGAACAGGAACAAGAACAGCTACAGTCCGTCTTGTGAGAG ACAAGAGGCGCTGAGCTACTCCACCCACTCCCCTGTGAATTCAGACAAATCACTGGAGGACGTGCTTGGAAACCTCAACCTGAGCTCAACCATCACCCCGCAGATGATCAACTTAGGCCTGTCGCAAGAGC TTGTGGATGAGGTGTGGCACCAGCAGGCGGTGTTACGACTGTTGCAGCTGATAGAGCTCCCCCTGTTGGAGAGCTTGTTAGAGGGTAAAGATACGTCGCGGCCTCCCCTGCATGGCATGGACAGTGACCCGGACCTGTTGTACACATCAAGCTACCTAGACCGTGAGGTCCTCAAGGCCTTCAGTGAAGCACA GGCTGATGAGTGGATGTCAGGGGCCGTGGACTGTCTAGAGTTTCTGCCTGACGAGCTGGTGGTGGAGGTCAGTCGAGGTTTGTCTGGCTGCACTGACGACCTGCCTCAGTGTAAGAGGCTGCTCTACGAGGTCCTGGCTCAGCATTACGGGCACACACAACAGCCGCCTCTGCTCAGCAACCACATTTTCGAAATCTACTCTGGCATCTCGGAGCTACTCG TGAACGGCAAGCAAGAGCAAGCTCTGGAGACTCTGCAGCTGAGCCTGAAGCTGCAGGACTCTCGCAGCAGGGAGGAGCTACGCCGACTCCTGAGATTCATGGCCATCGCAGCCAAACCGCAGGAGGTCAAATTGCACAAAGAG ATTGAGAACAGAATGGCGGTGAAAAGGTCGTTCTCCAGTGCCATCGTCTACAGCCGAAGACTCTCCAAAGGGAAGGTGGACCTGATGGTGCTGTTCATGATGGACAACCACTGTGATCTGTTCAAA ATACCCGTTTCTTTGCACAAGATGGTCAGTGACAGAATAATGAATATAATGAAAGGGAAGGATCCAGATGTGGTAACAG CAGGATCAACATACTGCACCAGAGTGAGCGCTAAGACCTATTcagaaaatgcacaaaaaaccACCAAAGAAGAACTTCGGTCATTACTCCAGACAGTCCACGAGAACCCCAAACTCTCCTCCAAAGAGAAGAGGCGGCTGCTGGGGCAGTTCTACAAAGGCCACCCAGAGATTTTTGTTCAATACTTTGGAAATCGATTGTACAGTGTCAACATGGTGTTACAgtga